The following proteins come from a genomic window of Methanomicrobium sp. W14:
- a CDS encoding ATP-dependent DNA ligase, with the protein MLFNEFSEICEEIENTSGRLDSIEIVSECLGELSKEELPVFVRFLMGRIFPDYSPEKTGIGPNLVYEAVAYVAGKNKNSVIKKINTGGDAGRAIENILSKKEQTSFFTQSLDLLEVYNDFLYISEVGGNRSQKEKLKVLRRLFANAKPKEARYISRLMLGELRIGIGEGNVRDAVAKAFSVSPDSVEHAYQASNDLGEVAIIAKKGESALAEVKIELFRPVKMMLAKQGSISEIVEEEGSVAAEFKYDGTRFQFHKKGGECRIYSRKLEDVTEAIPDVAKMLLSSTQENVILDGEVIAVDNGRPLPFQYVLRRFRRKHDIAGHMESLKLVPNVFDIIYINGETLIDTPFSKRREILDTNVKDFVAPQIVSGDTDYIESFYRSALDNGHEGIMVKSLSAHYTPGIRGKDWIKIKPAVDTIDLAVTGAEWGEGKRAHMFGSFLLACRDERGGLIPVSKVATGISDDMLAELYSLLKESVISESGNSVRFEPELVFEVGYSEIQKSPNYDAGYALRFPRFIRLRDDKAIDEIETLASIEERFSVQSAKK; encoded by the coding sequence ATGCTGTTTAATGAATTCTCTGAAATCTGCGAAGAAATAGAAAACACGTCCGGAAGGCTTGATTCAATAGAGATAGTTTCTGAATGTCTCGGGGAGCTTTCAAAAGAAGAACTGCCGGTTTTTGTACGATTTCTGATGGGAAGAATCTTTCCGGATTACAGTCCTGAAAAAACAGGAATCGGACCCAACCTGGTCTACGAGGCTGTCGCATACGTTGCAGGAAAAAACAAAAATTCCGTTATAAAAAAGATCAACACAGGCGGGGATGCCGGAAGGGCGATAGAAAACATTCTTTCGAAAAAGGAGCAGACTTCTTTTTTTACCCAGTCTCTTGACCTCCTGGAAGTATACAATGATTTTCTCTACATCTCCGAAGTAGGCGGAAACAGGTCACAGAAAGAGAAGCTGAAAGTATTAAGGCGTCTTTTTGCAAACGCAAAACCAAAGGAGGCCAGGTATATCTCCAGGCTGATGCTCGGCGAATTAAGGATAGGTATAGGTGAAGGCAATGTCAGGGACGCGGTTGCAAAGGCGTTTTCAGTCTCACCGGATTCGGTCGAGCATGCATACCAGGCCTCAAACGACCTCGGAGAAGTTGCAATCATTGCAAAAAAAGGTGAGTCAGCGCTTGCAGAGGTGAAAATCGAGCTTTTCAGGCCTGTAAAAATGATGCTTGCAAAACAGGGCTCCATTTCAGAAATAGTTGAAGAGGAAGGCAGTGTTGCGGCTGAATTCAAATACGACGGAACAAGGTTTCAGTTCCATAAAAAAGGCGGAGAATGCAGGATCTATTCAAGAAAACTTGAGGACGTAACAGAAGCCATACCCGATGTTGCAAAGATGCTTCTTTCATCTACACAAGAAAACGTTATCCTTGACGGTGAGGTTATAGCAGTTGATAACGGACGACCGCTTCCTTTCCAGTATGTACTTAGAAGGTTCAGGAGAAAACACGATATTGCAGGGCATATGGAAAGCCTGAAGCTTGTCCCTAATGTTTTTGACATTATATATATAAACGGTGAGACTTTGATAGACACTCCTTTCTCCAAAAGAAGGGAAATCCTTGATACAAACGTGAAAGATTTTGTCGCACCCCAGATAGTTTCAGGAGATACGGATTACATCGAATCATTCTACCGTTCCGCACTTGACAACGGGCACGAAGGAATAATGGTTAAATCGCTCTCCGCACATTACACGCCGGGAATCAGGGGAAAGGACTGGATAAAGATAAAGCCTGCCGTAGATACGATAGACCTTGCCGTAACCGGAGCGGAATGGGGAGAAGGAAAAAGGGCACACATGTTCGGGTCTTTTCTTCTTGCGTGCAGAGATGAAAGAGGCGGGTTAATCCCGGTATCAAAGGTTGCGACAGGAATATCTGATGATATGCTAGCTGAACTGTACTCTCTTCTGAAGGAGTCGGTGATATCCGAGTCAGGAAATTCCGTCAGGTTCGAACCTGAACTGGTCTTTGAGGTTGGATACTCTGAAATCCAGAAAAGCCCCAACTATGATGCCGGCTATGCGCTGCGTTTCCCGAGATTTATCAGGCTCAGAGACGACAAGGCAATTGATGAGATTGAAACCCTTGCATCAATAGAAGAGCGTTTTTCTGTACAGTCTGCAAAAAAATAA
- a CDS encoding MBL fold metallo-hydrolase codes for MKVTVLASGSKGNCTYIEGESGALLIDAGLSAKETLRRLSLAGGKEELIKGILVTHEHSDHIKGLDVLARKLDVPVMGTQGTLWEFEDKRKSDRYIEMQVCRPKESFEKDDFSITPFSTYHDACDPCGFCISENGSKLGFCTDTGHITGKMAEYLCCCSAVVLESNHCPVMLENGPYPRFLKERIRDVNRGHLSNDAASEFISKNCCDIGRFVLAHLSEENNTPKKALDSAKSALGLHSSDTVIDVSLQYEVCRTFEI; via the coding sequence ATGAAAGTCACAGTCCTTGCAAGCGGAAGCAAGGGTAACTGCACATATATAGAAGGCGAAAGTGGTGCGCTTCTTATTGATGCAGGTTTAAGTGCAAAGGAGACATTAAGAAGGCTCAGCCTTGCAGGAGGAAAAGAGGAACTTATAAAGGGAATTCTGGTTACACACGAGCACTCTGATCATATAAAGGGCCTTGACGTTCTTGCAAGAAAACTTGACGTGCCTGTTATGGGAACACAGGGAACGCTATGGGAATTTGAGGACAAAAGGAAGTCTGACAGGTATATAGAGATGCAGGTATGCAGGCCGAAAGAAAGCTTTGAAAAGGATGATTTCAGCATAACGCCTTTTTCAACCTATCATGACGCATGCGACCCGTGCGGGTTCTGCATATCGGAAAACGGGTCAAAACTCGGGTTTTGTACCGATACCGGACATATCACCGGGAAAATGGCAGAATATCTCTGCTGCTGCAGTGCTGTTGTACTTGAAAGCAACCACTGCCCGGTCATGCTTGAAAACGGACCGTATCCAAGGTTTCTGAAAGAGAGAATAAGGGACGTCAACAGGGGTCACCTCTCAAACGACGCCGCTTCGGAGTTTATCAGCAAAAACTGCTGTGATATCGGAAGGTTTGTTCTGGCACACCTAAGCGAGGAGAACAATACCCCAAAAAAAGCCCTTGACTCGGCAAAAAGCGCTCTCGGACTGCACTCATCTGATACCGTAATCGATGTATCGCTCCAGTACGAGGTCTGCAGGACCTTTGAAATATAA